TATACTTGTTGGCCTCGGGGCATCGCAGTTGCATACCGAGAAATTAATCCAAGCTGTTCGGGATCTGACGTTGTTGAAAATATATAGCGTCAGCAACTTACGTGAGACGTAGGGATGGATGACTTCCTTTGTGCCCTGCTTGTAGCTTCTTGTCGAAAAACACCTACAAAAGCGCTCGGCACCGCCTCCCCAAAATTTTAAAGATATCATGTGCGAGAATGTTCAGCGTTATAGTGAATTGCGCAATTTCGCACATGGCGACAGTCGTCTGCTGCTGTCTAACAGATTTTCCCACGATACATTTTCTGTATGATTTAAGGCCAGATTGTGACCTAATGACACGTCGAATATGATATATAGGCCGTCTCTAATAATGAGTTGAGGGGAATAAGCCAATGCACACCACCCTCGTGAGGCTCCGGGGAAATCCGTAATGCCAATGTGTAATACGCAATTCTATCACCAATTATTATTTATTCATATACTTCCACTGGCATTAACACATTACATCTGTTAGTTGCGTATCGCGCGTATTTGGGCACGCCGCAGGCGAGGTTTTATGCCACGAATTCTTCAGTAACCGGCGCCATTACGTACCACACGGGGTATGAAGATTTCAATGATTCTATAAAATTAATAATTTGCCGGGGCGCACATACGCCATTATGTTATCAGCATGTTTGACTACGCTATAATATTTTTATTGCCTTGCAGGGAAATAGGTACGTCGACGCCCCGCGTAAGGATGACTGTGTTTGACAGAGCACTTCAATAATTACAGTACCGCTTTTATAATGAATATTGAACCGGGTTCAGCGGATGCAACGTTGTTATTCGATATTTTTACCGAATAAAATTGCCTACGCGGTGCAATTACCATAAAGTACTTACACTCCGTGAAGCAGTTATAGATTCAGACACACGCCATCACATAACTTTGCAAAACATAAGCGGTTATGATTACACCGCCATCCCACCGAGGGTACGGATCTACCCTCCAACCATAATACGCGCGGCTAGTCGTTGCCGCCTTAAGTTCATGCCACGAACTTTATTGAGAACCTGCGGCGACGTCTCTGCGAAATGACAGCGAACCTACATAATGCGCTGTTCGAAGATTTAGGCATAGCTTATGTAGATAAAAGTTCGTGCGGTAGGTGTTTTGAAAGATAGGCATAATCCTAGGGCCCGGGACAACTCTGTATGCAAACGGCGAAGATATATACACCAACAACAGACACATTTGATTATAATTTGAATATGTATAACGTAAATGGGAAGCATTCTTGAGTCATACTAAACAAGAATGGTCGAGTTATCCTATTGATTTAAAAAAATCCCAGCCACAGATGGTTTGTACCACATAATCGCCAATCGTATTCAATAAATAATCAAAAATCCCCTGTAGTTGTAAAATGCTTCTAATATAATCGTGTTTTGTCGAGACATGCTAGATTTTAGTGCCAGTTTTTTTTATTTCCTTGAAGGCGCCGCACGTATTTGTTTGGTTACTTCAAATAGATTTAGCGATTGTGAATCACAGGCATAGAAAGCAAGTCTAAGATTCAGTACAATTGTAAGCAACGCCACCGCCTTGCAAGAATACCGAAGCCGAAGTAATCAACCACCTCACAAAATATTCAGCCTGATTATATAATAGCGTAGTTGTTTCATGTTGTATCACAATTAACTGCAAAGGGTGCGCGTCGCATAAACATCCGGTCATGTAGCTTGGAATGCCGTGCGTTGAATGTCTTCCATTTTAAACTGGGTATCAACAAATAGGAGTGTATTACATGCTCTGCATTTCATAGAGCAACGAAGTACTATGAAACAATCATGGAAAGCAATATAATATCGAATCTGATTTGATGAGTACGGATGATTACGCATAGCGAATAGTAGCACACAACCTTTAAAAGAGACACGCAGCTCCGTTTTAACGCCACATATATCGTATTTACGATGCTAATAACAACATAGAACACCACCATGAAGCAGCAACACGTATAACTATACTGGTAACTTCTTCATTGTAACTACAGTCACAAATCATATAAATATCCATTCTTTGACATATATTAGACGTAAGTATGGCTGTTATATTATAGGAATAGTTACATAATATATTTCGAGATTATGATCCCATCATTGTCTGTAATCTTAAGTTTAAGATAGTTGCCAGTGGCATACTTTGACGAAGGAGGTTATTATGGATTTGAGTATAATATTTAGCACCTGTATAGCGGGTCCTGTAGCTCAGTCGGTTAGAGCGTACGGCTAATAACCGTAAGGTCGGCGGTTCGAGCCCGCCCGGGACCACTTTTTGCGAAACCAGATAGCGTCGATGTTTGTCTACACATCCGTCATTATATTTACTTAAAGTTAATAATGATAGCTTATAATACGTGTTCGCCTCCCAATTTTGTTTCGTATTGTAACGATCGTCTGAGGAGTTTTTTGCCCGTTTTCCTTGATATCGCTACCGCCGAAATAAAATCCTACGACATATCAGATGATGACCTTGCTTACTATTCTAACGCAATACAGTACAATTTGCAGGGTACGTCTTATGTGTTATGAGGTTTGCATCAATTTTTTTTTGTCTATAATACGCTATATCATCCTTGCCATCATCACCTCCATCCTTACTTCATGATATTAATAGGAGGAAAACTCATACGAGGTACATTGGTTGTATTAACAACGCGTTCGTTATTGGGAGATGGGATGACAGAGCATTATTGGCACGAAGCCCTTGTCTTGGGTAACCATTTATGTATTTGTATATATCAAACACAGGATGGTGTGTAGAACTTCTACAAACAGCATTCCTTGTGGCTGATGACATTATGGACAAGAGTATTATGCGAAGATCGAACGTTTGCTGGTTGGTTTGAATCCATTGTTGCCTTTCGAAGGTATTTATTATCTGGTTTCGGATAGTACCACACTCTTTGACCGACGACATATGCTGTATTCCAATCGTCAATCTAGTGTTAGGTACATGGTCCCAACGGTTGGCATTTCAAATGCCGTGAACGACACCATGTTTCTGAATACCTTAGTTCATCGGTAAGTCTTGTCCGTCGTGTCTGTGGCGTTTATAAAATTACTAGTTACAACACCTTTCAGCATAATCGCCAACCAATTGAAAGACAGTAAACATCTGGTGACCGTCATGAATCTATTCACGGAGGTTTCGATGATTACCATTCTTGGCCAACACATGGACACATACGACGCCATGGATGCCTCAGTATTCGACACTCCTACAGGGGCTACATCACTGTattatcgcatttgcaagaATAAAACCGCGTATTATACTTTTTTTTTGCCAATGAAGCTCGGTATGTTGCCATGTTTATTTCCGCTATGTGGACCTGCACCCTGTGGTGTGGCCACACTATAGCGAATGCCATCAAGTTGTGACACAGCGCAGTAGCAAGCGATCCACATAGAATTCATGATAAATGAAACAAACATACATATGTTGTATTTTTTACTTCACCGATAATAGGGATGATTATATCAGGAATCGATCAAGGCAACATAAACTACAGCAAGCTGGAATCAGTTTCATCACTGTTAGGACACTTGTTCCAGGTTTGGCCAAGATCCATGATGACATAGACGTTAAGGCGCAAGACGACTATCTGGATTGTTACAGTGATCCAGGTTGCAGTGGCAAGGAGGGTACCGACATACAAACAAAGAAGTGTACGTGGCTCCTTGCGACAGTAAGCGTTTTGATATTCTAACAATGTATTAAAGGCGATACACGTGGGCGACAAATCTCATTTGCAAACCATCAAAGAGAATATTGGTAAAGACAATAAGGATAATGTGGAGGTCGTGAAAAAAATATACAACGATCTAAAGCTGCCTCACTTGTTCAAAGTATATACACAAGATCTCAAGTGCAACATACAGAGGTAAGGTAACGGGTCTAGCTATCAGATGGTGCAGCCAAATCAATGACATAGGAAGCAAGGGTAGGCAATTAGAATGTGCTCCATTAAATGCGCAGAATTAGCTTTTGTTTTACAATGGTCCCTTGACACCATTGTGAACAGGAAAAAGTGAATGCAGTAACGTAATCAGTACGTCACTATTCAACAATTTTCTTAGCTTTAGACGCCTTTGCCGAAGGGAGCTGCGTCCCAAGAGCCTTTGAGAGCTTTTGTAGAATGGACCCGTTAGGGATGGCCTAAATGAGGATGAGCGCCATTGAATATACGACAAGCTACACTTACAGAGCCGTTTTCATACTCTTTTACGATCGCTTCAGGCTCGTTTATGAGGCGAGCAAGGGATTGCTGGGTGAGACCCTTGGCCAACCTTGCTTTTTGTAATGCTTGCCTAAAATGAAATTCAATACGTTCAATCCTAAAGTTCTCAGTTTCGTTTTCAATTTTTGCGGCACTACGACAAATTGATGATTGCGCACATAAACACACTTCGTTGGTATGTAGGCTTTGCTCGATCTGTTTTGTCCACCCAAAACTAAAAGGAAATATAACTTAGATACTGGAGACATCCCGCTTACATTTCTTTTCGGTAGCTATGTCCTCCCCGGCCCGCCTTGCTTTGTTCAACGCGGCTTCCTTATGGGCACCTTTGTATGACTCCCTCTTCGCCCATACAACCGGCGTCCAATCTTGATGTGAAGCCATTTTAAAGAATACAAATTTGTACGAAAATTGACGGTGTATCGAACAATTTGGCACCCTAACGACGTGGCGTCAAATAGGTGGGAGGCCTTAACCCCAATGCACTTATAATATGCACGCAATACACAAAGCACCGTTTTGAATCTAAGTTATACGTTAACGTACTCCTAGTTTTGGTTTGGCTGATGGTTAAGGATGGATTTTTTTTCTTCTGAGGAGACAATGTAAAGCACAGCATTAGTAATTTACCTCGGCTATAGTGATTCCGCAAGAAGTATGCCATTTTATGATCCGTTGACCTTTTCCGTTGCTCACTTATTTCGTCAATAGCGATCTTAACGTTGTTTGTCGGTTGGTTGATTAGTTGACATATTCGTTTGAATTGTAACCCTTCCCTCCCCTCTTCGGTTTGGAATATTTTGCATAGACTCATTTTCAACTCATCCATATCCATGATTTCACGTTTGTGACCTGCAAAATGATAAAGATTGGAGGCAACGCACTTGGTATTCAGCTGCAGGCAAACATGTGATATGCACTTGATATTGACATCTACCGCGATGTTCATCGCCAAGCATCAATGCCCACAGATACAATTGATGGGTAAGATAAATTACCTTTAGTCTTAGATCTTGAGTAAGGCGTGTCCTGCTTGGAGGGTACATAATCGGCCCCTGCACCGTGAGCAATGGTAGAAGCACCTTCCGCATTAGGATTGTAGTATTTAAACAACTGCACGAATCATATTTCATAAATACCTTCTACCTACCGTTGCAGACCTGTCATTGTTTGGTTCACTCCTTGCTTCGTGTGCTGTTCCTCTCGCTGAGCACGTGGTGAGCATATATGCATACGCATAGGATACCCTTATGAATGTTGGTCACAATATGGCGTTCTTTAATCTCCTAAAAAACTTATAAAGCTCGACACATAGCTTACGCTTTTGTAGAGCGAATCTAATTTAGGGTAGATGGTAAGGCTTCTTTTAAATCTTCCCATTGATTCGATAGGAGCGTTCGCATCTCTGATTTGTACTGCCATTGGGCAGCTAAGATGATTCGCTCGACTTAAGAAACGACGCTGCTTGCCTTCAAACTTCACCAAAAGTTCGTCGATGGTACCCTGAATGCTCATTCAGACACACCCACTGTAAATCGCACCAACTACTTATGGCAACGGCAACTAAACACCATGCCGCACATATCCACTATAACCTTCATTATTTCAACTATTCATGACACCGCACAATTGGCTCCACTTAGATACAGATACAACAGATCATATCACGAAAATACAAACAACGTAAATGGGCTAACATCTTGTTATATCCCGCGTAGCCACGTCGTTAGAGCAAACTTACATCATCATTTTTCTTTAAATAACCCATATAGGACTGGTTTTCGCTTTCTCGCCAGTggttggcaagaaatttgggGACCTGAGTGCTAGTAAAGCTGAGTATGGAGGAATGCCAGTACCTTGATCAAGGTGATCTCGCTGTTAGGATCGCAATGGTCACCCATTTTAGTACATTGGATCAGTAGCTTTGTCAATAAGAACATATAGGGGCGAATGAACTGTTTCTCTGGTCAGTTTCCCATGATTTCATATTGTTCCAGTTACCATACAACATAGCCGACGGCATTACTTTTAAAAAACAGAGAGCTAAAAAATATACACATAATAAATTAACACACATATCCACAAATGTTTTACTGGACACTGTCTTCCACTGTAGATGAGCATCCGCGTTCACGCCAAAGTCCCCGGTTAGCGAATGAAGAGATAGAACGTTATAAACAATATGCAGTTTCCATTGGCTAGCTGGAAATTATACAGTCTATCGCGTGACTTTTGGAAGTGTAACATAAACTGGGTTATTACCTTTGTGTAGATTGCCTGCCTAAAAATCTGTATAGTACGCGTCGCGTACTAGAACACCTGTTGCGGCACTAATACATTTGGGTATGAACTACTGCTGTACAGAAGTTCAACATAGATGTTATATGAATCGGCTTTTGAGACATTGAAGTACCCGTTTCCATAGGTTGTAATACCCGCCTTAGATCGGTATTTGCCGTCCCGTTGAGTTCTATACAATTTTTGCTTGATGAATCGGCAGACTGCTACATGTTTGTCGTAATATGCTGCTTCACATATGATTATATTGCACAGAACGTGTTACCTTTTGCTAGAGATACATAATGTAACTTCACTGACGTCAGACAGTGATAAGTGAACCTACTTACACCCCTATTACCGTTATTTCACGTAACTCATGCGAATAGCCCGAGAGTATCAAATGGCATAACTTCAGGAAGACATATTTTTAATGTGGTACGCAGTATCGTTAACCCAAGTGAGCTCCATGGGCACCGTCAAGATTCGGAGAGTATTCGAGTGGCCACTCTCATCGATAATGATAATTACACCTGCAGATCGATCATTAATAATACAAATTATATGAATCTCCGTTCGTCTTTCTGTTGTCGCATAATTGTGATTCTATATACAGAAGGTAATCGTGAACAACGAAGTTTCTGGAAACCACCTCTACAGCCACACACCGTCTTATATTCAACAAATACATAACAATAATCAACAATGGATAAATCGATTGTGAGCCGCCTTGTGAGGCACTCTGTATAGAAGACTTGAAATTGCAAATAATCGCCactatatatatatatatatatatatatatatatatattcACGTGGTTGAAAACTCGGTTTAAACATGACAAGTTACCAAATAAGACAATTTAAACATTCCTAATTCACCTAGATTCAATGATTATCCTGTCACCTCTTCCCCTCTCAAGCACGGTTACGTGATGTACAATCAGTTGCAAGATGGTGTTAGAGTATGATCCGGGTTTATTGATTAATCGTTCGAATTGTGAGACTACTTAAATCCTTTCACCTTATAAAATCATATGACCGGTTTTTAAATAATAGGATTGTTTTCCCAATTATTGTGATGGTTTTGCTTTCCACTCCACGTCCTGGTGAATATCGGTAGCGCTGGCTTTTATGCAGACAATAATCTGAAGAATTATTGCACCTTTACACCCAACGTCGATTTACGTCTTTGGCGTCTTGCCACTATGCATGGATTCATCGTTTCAAGCCTCAAACAGCGATGCCAACACATTACGTTGCGCCTACGCGACTTTATTTGAAACAAAAATAACTGCGAACTAATTTTAAACTTTGACTTAGTAGATACGTCTATGAAAAATTAAATGGATTTCTCCTTGCATACAGAACACTTGATAGGCTATTTAAGGTTCGACGCACGGCGGATCCACGGGTTTTATCTCCTATGTTCCAAAGGAATGAATTACGCGTAGTCACATCGTGATGAACCTTTGCATTTACTTTGTATTAGCAGCGTGTCATCACGCTTGCGTTAATCTGCCCCAACACTTGAAAGTCTTTGGCCATAATACTAGGCACTTTGAAGTGATCCCACCCACTTTAATTCACCAGCTCATGTTCGCCGCCTATAGGAGTGAACGACATCAAATCAAGTTCTGCTTGTCGTATAATAACCAGGTTGCTTAGGTGCACAGTAACGCAGGTTGCTTTCGTTGAACCAGCGTATATTTACACCCCGGCATACAAAACTCAGGTGCAGCATGCGCCATGAAAACCAACAAACCCGATGCTACTATGGCTGAGGTAAGGTACGCAGCGCTGTTCTTTTCGTCGTGTAAGCCTCACTCAATTCACACGAAGCGTATACCTCACACCATTGCCTCCATGAGACTTGCCGCATGTAACAATCTATCAGCCAATGGCCGAAGATAAGAGAGCACAGCCATGCTCAGCAGAATGGCACacttgcgcagcagctcatATAAGATTAAAGTTCATAAGAAACGTCCGGAAATGCGCACAATAGACAGTTGACAATCATTCAGGAGCAACAGCAACAGTTCTGTGTCAATAAAAGCAAACAAGCAGTTTCAAACGACACATTCCACGTTGCCACTTTGAATTGACCTACAGAAAGACCAAACATATTTGGGGTTCAGCATCAAATCGATTACAGAAACTGAAATCCCATTAACTGCGTCACAGCACGTCGCATTAAACAAAGCAACTAAGGAAAATTATTCGGTGGTAGTTTATCGGGAACGTTGCCTCATCTTTCTTCTTTTGCGCTGTAGACGGCGTGTCCTCTTCTTCTTCCACTGAGAACATGATTATCACAGGGCAATGGACGAACCTTCCAGCGCATCTTGGCGTGCGCCTTCTTATACCGGCTAGCTCCGTGAGACATTTTGACCTATTTGTCACATTAGACGCCTCAATTACTCGTATACATCATAAACACCCGGTAACTATTACAGCCAATGCAACTCCAAAGATGAAAGAGGCTACGTCCGCTTTACAACGAAACACATAAGCAAAGAAGGATTAGTTTATTACCACAAATCAATTACAGATGAATTTGATCGAGTGCCGTGTTGCCACGACGACAAACACACAGCCAAAGATACGGACTACGCGTAAACATTGCCGCTGAGCAGAACTTTTGGGTCCAGTCACGTAAAAAGGCAAACACAGGCATATATTTGATCGACACAACAAACCCACCTAAAACCCTCCTGATTAAACCGAGTGGTAGTCCATCTTAGACGATGCAAGCCACGTGCCCCATCATTCGTGGGACCTTTGTGTGGTCTGCGAGTcggcgatgacaaggtcaTGGAGGTTCGTTATGGCCTTGTAACCCAACTGTTGCGTCACCAATATAACATCGCGTTCACAATAACAAACGTGACCGGAATCTCCGTTAGGGGTTCATTGTGTTCAATTACTTATGGTTTGAATCGCGCTTTGACGTGAGTTCATTGAACACATACTCATGTAGAATACAGCGCGCCTACGTCTAAAAATGTATAGACTAATTtgatgattgcgttgctgTCATGTATGACATTTGTTATAGTTGCATAAGCGTTACAACGCTACAACGTTTGCCGCAATTTCCGTTCTTTTGGCGCTGAGTAAAAAAAGCTATACGCCGTCTACACATCCGTGTTTTGGGATGGCCACTATAATAAGGGGCACATAGCCGATTGTTTCTGCGGCTTCAGTTTTGTGGGAAGGCGTGAGCGTGCAGCGGGAGCTGTTCAAGAGGGGGCTtgtatatatatatatatatatatatatgaaTGGGCGTTTCGCGTGCGTTGTCATCACTTAGTTTTGTGTGTGTGAATGATGATAATATACGCCGATCAAACGGTTATAGACATCGGCCCTCTTGTGCGTGCTATTACGTTTTTGGTCACGGAGCACGCCATTTTCGCCGAAGGCATTTTCACGGGCACAGCTCCGTCATTTTGCCGTTTTTGATATGTGTTCACTGCAAATGAGCTAATTACGGTGGGCAACAGTTATCTGGATATTGATGAATTGTCTGATATATGCGAACACGTTGGTACCAGCAACAAATGTAAGTATTCTTTATCTTAACTTCGCTATTTGAGAGTTGTAAACCTCTAAACAAAGGTAGAAAGGGATGTTTATTCGACATTAGTTGACTGTCTAACTTGATCACAGACATACACAGCGAAGAATTCTACCGAACTAATGGCCAATATTTTGCATTGTAACAATAAAGTTGATGCGATACATACCATGAAAAGAGTAGTTTGCGGATCGTCGCTGTCCAATCAGGATGCGCTACTATACGATAGGCAAATTAGACTCTGGGGCATAGAAGCTCAACAAAGAATGATGAGCGCACAAGTTTTATTTCTGGGGAAGAATGGAATCCAAGAGGAGGCAATGAAGAATTTGGTCCTCTCTGGTGTAGGAGTGACACTGGCAAATGACCTATACGTGAACGAAGAAGATGTGAAATACAGCTTCCTTTTGCGCAAATCGGATATAGGGACCAACCATGCTAAGTCATTGGTTTATAGGTTACGTGAGATGACTGCGGAGAAGCGTAGGATAAATTTCATAACAGATTCCGTGGTGAAAGATGAATACCTGAATGGCGTACACTCGTACAAAATTGACGAGTCAATAATTGAAGAATTCGAAATAGTATCGTTCGCCGCCGAAAGTTATACACTTCCGAAGATGGTAGGTTCCATATGGCCTGCAGTGGCTATATAGATAGAAGACAACTTCCCGCTTATATACCTTATACTGCCCGTGATCTGCAGCGCCACTGAGTTCTACACGATACTGACATAAATAGAGCCATTATTGATATCAGACTCACGTGAACGACGTATGCCGGCAGAAAGGCGTAGCAGTAATAGCATCCATGGATAATGGAATGCATGGTTTCTTGTTACAGGATCTCAACACGCATACAGTGTGAGTTGTCTATTCCGTATAATGGGATATGCATCATAACATAGACAAAAGAATATGACTCGGTCAGAAATGTGTGTGCTTATTCCCTTTTTACGAATCGTATGAATTCCTGTCGCTTGTATACATGTATTGAGGGTTCCATTGCATCAGTTCATCACAGCCATATGCAGCCTAGAAAAAACATCTAAGGAGGCTGGATCAATTGACATACAATATCGCAGTTTTCGTGAAATATTGAGCGAGGTATCCATTATTATTATTGCATCATCTAAGCGTTTTACAGCCAAGGTTCCCGAGAAATTGCGACATATCGATCAGGAATGTCATAGGTTATCTATTAATGCAGCGATTGTTCCCACATAGACAAGATATCTCACTTGAAAGTCCGAGTTTTATGATCCAGTTAAGAGACATATGTGATAGCGTCGGAGGAAGAGAAGCTGATATCATGTGGGTTTGTTCACACAGCATACATGTTTCTGACCGTTAAGGCATGACACAACCTTTTGTTTTTGCCATTACAGACGCTTTTGGTGTCGAAAGAGTGTTCCTGGGTCCATCACAGTTCTGCCATTGTATATGGACACGTTTCGTTGATGATTTGATCGTGTTTACATTAGTATTATAGTAAAACATCATAATAAACGTAGCATGTTTTTTTCGCGTGTGTTACATCTTATGGACTATTACCGTGGTATACTCAATACGCAGCTCGTTATATGAGATGAGAGGGAAACGTCTGGCCATCACAAGCGGCATTTTGGGAGGCTATTTGGGTAGTAATAGCGCTTTTGAATTTGATATTATTTATGCAGCTCTGGAGATAAGGAAATTTATCACCAAGCAACACGAAACCATCCCGAGTTTGTGTGTATTTGATATGGCTCGGTCCATAGTTACGACGGCGATGTTGTAAAAGGATTACGCTACTATTAAGTGCCCACAGTCATTAATATAAGCATATAGCCAATACGTACCAGTCGTAATACATTCATGGAATCCCGCGCCACCCGTTAAGAGGGTTTCTATATTTTCAATAGGCACATGTATTATCGCAGAGCCGTTCATCACAACTGTTGATAAAATTCACCGCTAAAACTTCATGGCGCAATGGAAGCCGTGTTGGGGCCAATATGGAATCACTTTTGTTTCTGAGGGTGGTACTCTTGCTTGGTTGTCTAACGAAAACATGTTCGGCTTTAAACGTCTTAGGAATAGGAAAAACAACATATTCAGGCTTGTTGTTTCACAATGCTTACACAAATAATTTATCTTCTGAACGTGTAACCGCTCATCGCATCCGTTGCCGTACATCAATATCTAAACCTAATTATCGATGTGAAAGAATAGGTTTTATATACGATACTGCAACTCCTGCATGGCGCTGTAGGAATGTGCGACATTATCGCCTTTCTGTTTCAGATAGGGCAAAAAACGTGGATGAAATCTTCGACACGCTTTGTGAATCTCTCAAATCGAAAAGTACATCCTTTGTCGACTTGAAGAATAGATTAAACACTGCAGGGGTTAGCCTCGAAGGATGTAATACGCCGGAAGATGTTGTTAGGAGGGTGGCGCAACTCGAGGTTTATGGCAAAGAGTATGTGGATGATGAGATGCTAAAGTCTAGTCCAACGTTCCAAGCGCTGTTGAATGAGATTTTAACCGAAACTATGGCCACTTATAAGAGCAAGAGAGGTAGAGAGAAAACACAATTCATTCAGCAGTTGAAGGGTCTGCTCACGTCGAAGAATGTATGCATTGCTAATAACATCACTGATGAAGACATTATACGTCTCGCGTCTGAGCAGGAATCTCGCGAGCGAATGTCGGCCCAGCTGCCTCACACGAAGTAAGCGTTGTTGCACAGTACATGTTATGGAGATAGCTTTTGTGTACTTTCATTATCGTGTTATGTTTCAAGAATGCATTCAAGGAACATGAACGTTTGAATTAAAATAGCGAACCCATATATCGTAGTGTCATTTATTATGCGTTGAATATTGTTTATGTAAAACAATTCATGCACGGGTGGGCAATTTTAACATTTTCCGAATGTGTTATTAACATGAACGATAGATACACACTTGCGACATTTTTGTGACGTCTCTTTAGGCCCTGCAATGAAATGAGCCAGCGTATAGATTCGTATAGAGACGAGGCGGATTCTATATTTGCAGTTTATAGGAATATCAAAGATGACAAGTTACGCAAATCTTTTCTATCGCAGGTCAAGGATGAATTAAATGCA
This genomic stretch from Babesia bigemina genome assembly Bbig001, chromosome : III harbors:
- a CDS encoding farnesyl pyrophosphate synthetase , putative, producing MIAYNTCSPPNFVSYCNDRLRSFLPVFLDIATAEIKSYDISDDDLAYYSNAIQYNLQGGKLIRGTLVVLTTRSLLGDGMTEHYWHEALVLGWCVELLQTAFLVADDIMDKSIMRRSNVCWYMVPTVGISNAVNDTMFLNTLVHRIIANQLKDSKHLVTVMNLFTEVSMITILGQHMDTYDAMDASVFDTPTGATSLYYRICKNKTAYYTFFLPMKLGMIISGIDQGNINYSKLESVSSLLGHLFQAQDDYLDCYSDPGCSGKEGTDIQTKKCTWLLATAIHVGDKSHLQTIKENIGKDNKDNVEVVKKIYNDLKLPHLFKVYTQDLKCNIQSQINDIGSKGRQLECAPLNAQN
- a CDS encoding membrane protein, putative, coding for MGDHCDPNSEITLIKVPKFLANHWRESENQSYMGYLKKNDDGTIDELLVKFEGKQRRFLSRANHLSCPMAVQIRDANAPIESMGRFKRSLTIYPKLDSLYKSEIKERHIVTNIHKARGTAHEARSEPNNDRSATLFKYYNPNAEGASTIAHGAGADYVPSKQDTPYSRSKTKGNLSYPSIVSVGIDAWR
- a CDS encoding multiprotein bridging factor type 1, putative, whose translation is MASHQDWTPVVWAKRESYKGAHKEAALNKARRAGEDIATEKKFLGGQNRSSKAYIPTNAAKIENETENFRIERIEFHFRQALQKARLAKGLTQQSLARLINEPEAIVKEYENGSAIPNGSILQKLSKALGTQLPSAKASKAKKIVE
- a CDS encoding SUMO-1-ACTIVATING ENZYME E1A, putative, whose translation is MANILHCNNKVDAIHTMKRVVCGSSLSNQDALLYDRQIRLWGIEAQQRMMSAQVLFLGKNGIQEEAMKNLVLSGVGVTLANDLYVNEEDVKYSFLLRKSDIGTNHAKSLVYRLREMTAEKRRINFITDSVVKDEYLNGVHSYKIDESIIEEFEIVSFAAESYTLPKMTHVNDVCRQKGVAVIASMDNGMHGFLLQDLNTHTVYPLLLLHHLSVLQPRFPRNCDISIRNVIGYLLMQRLFPHRQDISLESPSFMIQLRDICDSVGGREADIMWVCSHSIHVSDPCFFRVCYILWTITVVYSIRSSLYEMRGKRLAITSGILGGYLALEIRKFITKQHETIPSLCVFDMARSIVTTAML